A part of Oncorhynchus masou masou isolate Uvic2021 chromosome 30, UVic_Omas_1.1, whole genome shotgun sequence genomic DNA contains:
- the LOC135521750 gene encoding uncharacterized protein LOC135521750 — protein sequence MMKTQGVLVGVSLLTSVALLGLINVRQKEEMKEQKHVSFETIKLRVTRDVLGEYQHEVIRAHNLLDKTKAQVDTLGSELTPLQAAEAKKKSELEACQGEKKHVADEVGAVEAENSNSKTEFEKQKAAWEAEMTSLKQQVVQRSKVCVFVKKDSVEGRKLCGDEPPKQEATPKPDAPKPEESKPDAPKPEESKPDAPKPEESKPDAPKPDSPKEAPKQEAAPKPEDPKPEAPKMR from the exons ATGATGAAGACACAGGGTGTATTGGTGGGGGTGTCTCTGCTGACTAGCGTAGCTCTGCTGGGACTGATAAACGTGCGGCAGAAAGAAGAGATGAAGGAGCAGAAACATGTATCGTTTGAGACGATTAAACTGCGTGTGACCAGAGACGTACTGGGAGAGTACCAACACGAGGTGATCAGAGCTCACAACCTGCTGGACAAGACCAAGGCTCAGGTGGATACTCTGGGGTCAGAACTCACCCCACTGCAGGCTGCAGAggccaagaagaagagtgaactGGAGGCATGCCAGGGAGAAAAG AAACATGTTGCTGATGAGGTGGGGGCCGTTGAGGCAGAGAACAGTAACTCTAAAA CTGAGTTTGAGAAGCAAAAGGCTGCCTGGGAAGCAGAGATGACGTCTCTCAAACAGCAGGTGGTGCAGCGCAGCAAAGTGTGTGTCTTTGTGAAGAAGGACTCTGTAGAGGGAAG GAAACTGTGTGGAGATGAACCACCTAAACAAGAGGCCACTCCAAAACCAGATGCTCCCAAACCAGAAGAATCCAAACCAGATGCTCCCAAACCAGAAGAATCCAAACCAGATGCTCCCAAACCAGAAGAATCCAAACCAGATGCTCCCAAACCTGATTCTCCTAAAGAAGCCCCTAAACAAGAGGCCGCCCCCAAACCAGAAGATCCCAAACCTGAGGCCCCAAAGATGAGATGA